Sequence from the Rhea pennata isolate bPtePen1 chromosome 16, bPtePen1.pri, whole genome shotgun sequence genome:
GCTGATGTTGAGTCTTTGGGAGCTTCTGTTACAGAGTTGGTATCGGAGAACAAATCGGAAGAGTCTCCTGCTGCAGTTTCTCTGGTGTCTAAAGCAAGCCTAAAGACAATGGAGCTTTCTGACTTTCAGTCTGTGTCTAAGCTGAACACAAGCAAGCCATGTTCATGTGCAGATAAGGCCTGTGAGTGTAAACGATGGCAAGATATGGAAGTGTACAAATTCTCTGGCTTGCAGAACTCCCTCCCGTTGGCACCTGATAGAAGAACAGTTGCTGAGGACCATTCCCAGCCTTTGCCATCAAGAACTCCCTCAAGTTCTCCACGTTCTTGCTCTGAGCAAGCCAGAGCCTTTGTGGATGATGTGACTATTGAAGATCTTTCAGGCTACATGGAATATTACTTGtatattccaaagaaaatgtCTCACATGGCGGAAATGATGTACACTTGACAACAATGAGCACTAAACATAGAGTGTGTGGCTTAAATCTGTTCTCTGTCACATCCATGTGAGATGGAACCCACTCCCTGCTCACTGTGCTTGCAATAAAAACTTCCTTTGCATCTTAACTAATGCTTGTT
This genomic interval carries:
- the LOC134147647 gene encoding oxidative stress-responsive serine-rich protein 1-like produces the protein MKTEAKDGEEESLQTAFKKLRVDTAGSIASLSVSEGTSPRVLVRTAVEETKPKNVCTSKEAWHGSVKKASRGAVRTQRRRRSKSPILHPPKFIHCSTKAHSTCNQLVRKSQIDAPDDSSGFGMPTPKATCAREQCHIASNVDQRGADVESLGASVTELVSENKSEESPAAVSLVSKASLKTMELSDFQSVSKLNTSKPCSCADKACECKRWQDMEVYKFSGLQNSLPLAPDRRTVAEDHSQPLPSRTPSSSPRSCSEQARAFVDDVTIEDLSGYMEYYLYIPKKMSHMAEMMYT